The Mammaliicoccus sciuri genome window below encodes:
- the trxA gene encoding thioredoxin, with protein MALLKATDANFDEQIKEGVSLVDFWAPWCGPCKMIAPVLEDLAKDVEGKANIVKLDVDENQATAAKYEVMSIPTLIVFKDGEAVDKVVGFQPKEQLEQVLSKHY; from the coding sequence ATGGCATTATTAAAAGCAACAGATGCAAATTTCGATGAACAAATCAAAGAAGGCGTTAGTTTAGTGGACTTCTGGGCACCATGGTGTGGACCTTGTAAAATGATCGCGCCAGTATTAGAAGATTTAGCTAAAGACGTTGAAGGTAAGGCTAACATCGTTAAATTAGACGTAGATGAAAACCAAGCAACAGCAGCTAAATACGAAGTTATGAGTATCCCAACTTTAATCGTATTTAAAGATGGCGAAGCTGTAGATAAAGTAGTAGGTTTCCAACCTAAAGAGCAACTAGAACAAGTATTATCTAAACATTATTAA
- the zapA gene encoding cell division protein ZapA, with protein sequence MSENKNRVTVVINDQHYTIIGEDDPSHIRYVAGRVDEKLQALGQLNAGLDTTRKSVLTAVNVMHEYVKLEEENEKLREEIKQFKNKGHLE encoded by the coding sequence ATGAGTGAAAATAAAAATAGAGTGACAGTGGTTATAAATGATCAACATTATACAATTATTGGTGAAGACGATCCATCACATATTCGATATGTAGCTGGTAGAGTGGATGAAAAGTTGCAAGCGCTCGGGCAATTAAATGCAGGCTTGGATACAACGCGTAAATCTGTTCTTACAGCTGTTAATGTTATGCATGAATATGTTAAATTAGAAGAAGAAAATGAAAAGTTAAGAGAAGAAATCAAACAATTTAAAAATAAAGGACATTTAGAATGA
- a CDS encoding endonuclease MutS2: MNEKTLKVLEYPLIIQQLSTHATSDIAERLINELKPSDELETVQQSINETDEMTQIYNKHRVPGYSGLKDIKSYVRRAEIGSLLNVEELNQIKLNIQVQNRFKTFYASIVDEDEAILYPNIHGYVAQLPILSDLLNQISEQCDEHDLFDTASPKLAELRHQIKKTNDRIKSRLEQMVRSSANQKKLSDSIVTVRNDRHVLPVKAEYRQDFNGIVHDQSASGQTLYIEPSAIVEMHNQIAQVKAKEKEEKDRLLYILTEQVSEVGYELLSSTDVIGHLDFVTAKAKFGATIKATKPIISEDRAIYLPKARHPLINQSEVVSNTIEFKEDINAVIITGPNTGGKTVTLKTVGLITLMAQSGLLIPTLDGAIITIFKKVFCDIGDEQSIEQSLSTFSSHMKNIVNIIDQADKDSLILFDELGAGTDPSEGAALAMSILDYTIERDALIMATTHYPELKAYSYNREKVMNASVEFDVETLRPTYKLLMGIPGRSNAFEISKKLGLKNELINHAKSLIGQDEKEINVMIESLEKNAKSVENDRIEVEKLKQESIDLHQSLTQELQRFENFKTQLMDEARNKANQEVKQKTEEAETILQELRDMRDNSAAKVKEHELIERKKRLDNQYTSQSLKQNVKKERHDKIEKGDDVKVLSYGQKGEVIDVISDEEVVVQMGILKMKIEVKDLEKLDKKKQQPSKVVPRTNRSTIKMDLDLRGYRYEDAMLELDQYIDQAVLSNYGTVNIIHGKGTGALQKGVADHLKKHRSVDSYRTGMPSEGGFGVTVVTLK; this comes from the coding sequence ATGAATGAGAAAACATTAAAAGTTCTTGAATATCCCTTAATTATTCAACAATTGTCTACTCATGCGACAAGTGATATTGCTGAACGCCTTATTAACGAACTTAAACCAAGTGATGAACTTGAAACAGTTCAGCAAAGTATAAATGAAACAGACGAAATGACTCAAATTTATAATAAACATAGAGTACCTGGGTATTCAGGGCTAAAAGATATTAAATCCTATGTAAGACGTGCAGAAATTGGCAGTTTGTTAAACGTTGAAGAATTAAACCAAATTAAACTTAATATTCAAGTTCAAAATAGATTTAAAACATTTTACGCAAGTATCGTTGATGAAGATGAAGCAATTCTTTATCCAAATATCCATGGTTATGTTGCACAATTGCCAATTTTAAGTGACTTACTAAATCAAATAAGTGAACAGTGTGATGAACATGATTTGTTTGATACGGCAAGTCCGAAATTAGCTGAATTGAGACATCAAATTAAAAAAACGAATGATCGCATTAAATCAAGATTAGAGCAAATGGTTAGATCTTCAGCTAATCAGAAGAAATTATCGGATTCAATTGTAACGGTTAGAAATGATAGACATGTACTTCCAGTTAAGGCAGAATATCGTCAAGATTTTAATGGAATCGTGCATGATCAATCTGCTTCAGGCCAAACATTATATATTGAACCAAGTGCAATTGTTGAAATGCATAATCAAATCGCTCAAGTTAAAGCTAAAGAAAAAGAAGAAAAAGACAGACTGTTATATATTCTGACTGAACAAGTTAGCGAAGTAGGATATGAATTACTTTCAAGTACAGATGTTATAGGGCATTTAGATTTTGTGACGGCAAAAGCGAAATTTGGTGCAACTATTAAAGCTACTAAACCAATCATATCTGAAGATAGAGCAATATATTTGCCTAAAGCAAGACATCCATTAATTAATCAATCAGAAGTTGTCAGCAATACGATTGAATTTAAAGAAGATATAAATGCTGTTATTATTACAGGTCCTAATACAGGTGGTAAGACTGTTACCTTAAAAACAGTTGGTTTAATCACGTTAATGGCACAATCTGGTTTGTTAATTCCGACATTAGATGGCGCAATTATAACAATATTTAAGAAAGTATTTTGTGATATTGGTGATGAACAATCTATTGAACAATCGTTATCGACTTTTTCATCACATATGAAAAATATCGTCAATATTATTGATCAAGCGGATAAAGATTCATTAATATTATTTGATGAATTAGGCGCAGGAACTGATCCTAGTGAAGGTGCAGCATTAGCAATGAGTATTTTAGATTATACGATTGAAAGAGATGCTTTAATCATGGCAACAACACATTATCCTGAACTTAAAGCATATAGTTATAATCGAGAAAAAGTGATGAATGCAAGTGTTGAATTTGACGTTGAAACATTAAGACCAACTTATAAATTATTAATGGGCATACCAGGACGTTCAAACGCATTTGAAATCTCTAAAAAATTAGGGCTTAAAAATGAACTCATCAATCATGCGAAATCACTGATTGGTCAAGATGAAAAAGAAATCAATGTCATGATAGAATCACTTGAGAAAAATGCTAAATCTGTCGAAAATGATCGAATTGAAGTTGAAAAATTAAAACAAGAATCTATAGACTTGCATCAATCATTAACACAAGAATTGCAACGCTTTGAAAACTTCAAAACACAATTGATGGATGAAGCGAGAAATAAAGCCAATCAAGAAGTTAAACAGAAGACTGAAGAAGCGGAAACAATCCTTCAAGAACTAAGAGATATGCGAGATAATTCAGCTGCAAAGGTAAAAGAGCATGAATTGATTGAGCGAAAGAAACGACTTGATAATCAATATACATCTCAATCCCTGAAACAAAATGTTAAGAAAGAACGTCACGATAAAATTGAAAAAGGTGATGACGTTAAAGTATTATCATATGGTCAAAAAGGTGAAGTTATCGATGTGATCAGCGATGAAGAAGTAGTTGTTCAGATGGGTATACTAAAAATGAAAATAGAAGTAAAAGATTTAGAAAAACTAGATAAAAAGAAACAACAGCCAAGTAAAGTTGTTCCTAGAACGAATCGCTCTACTATAAAAATGGATTTAGATTTACGAGGTTACCGATATGAAGATGCTATGTTAGAATTAGACCAATATATCGATCAAGCAGTACTTTCTAATTACGGTACAGTGAATATTATTCATGGTAAAGGTACAGGTGCATTACAAAAAGGTGTAGCTGATCATCTTAAAAAACATCGTTCTGTAGATTCATATCGTACTGGTATGCCTTCAGAAGGTGGATTTGGTGTTACTGTTGTAACATTGAAATAA
- the uvrC gene encoding excinuclease ABC subunit UvrC, which yields MEDYQKKIKQKLEVLPTEPGCYIMKDRQQTVIYVGKAKRLRNRVRSYFTGAHDEKTTRLVGEIRDFEFIVTSSEIESLLLELNLIKKHQPRYNILLKDDKSYPFIKITKEKHPRLIVTRIVKKDSGKYFGPYPNAYAAHETKKLLDRIYPLRKCVTMPNKVCLYYHIGQCLGPCVYPVEQSEYQTMIKEITDFLNGDDKTIVNDLNEKMNQASEALKFEEAKEYRDLIQHIEMLNYKQNMMSADMTMRDIFGYSVDKGWMCIQVFFIRQGKLIERQASMIPIIQTAEEEFYTFIGQFYSLNQHLTPKEIHIPKNLDIKTVESVVDSKVVQPKRGQKKEMVDLAIKNASISLKNKFELIAKDESRTIKAIENLGEAMGIQTPIKIEAFDNSNIQGVDPVSVMIAFVDGKPSKKDYRKYKIKSVKGPDDYKSMQEAVRRRYTRVLKEGLPIPDLIIVDGGKGHMSSVRDVLENELGLDIPIAGLSKNDKHQTSELLYGSQAEIIPLKKNSQEFYLLQRIQDEVHRFAISFHRSTRQKTSLKSALDEIEGIGPKRKQSLLKHFGSIKKMREANLEDFVKIGVPKKVAQNLVDKLSQ from the coding sequence GTGGAGGACTACCAAAAGAAAATTAAGCAAAAACTTGAAGTTTTACCAACAGAGCCTGGATGTTACATCATGAAAGATAGACAACAAACGGTTATATATGTTGGTAAAGCTAAACGATTAAGAAACAGAGTTCGTAGCTATTTCACAGGTGCACATGATGAAAAGACAACTCGTCTCGTAGGGGAGATTAGAGATTTTGAATTTATCGTGACTTCAAGTGAAATAGAATCATTATTACTTGAACTTAACTTAATTAAAAAACATCAACCACGTTATAATATATTATTAAAAGATGACAAAAGTTATCCATTTATAAAAATTACAAAAGAAAAACACCCTAGACTTATTGTAACGAGAATCGTAAAAAAAGATTCGGGTAAATACTTCGGACCATATCCTAATGCTTATGCCGCACATGAAACGAAGAAATTACTAGATAGAATTTATCCATTAAGAAAATGTGTCACAATGCCAAATAAAGTATGCCTTTATTATCATATTGGCCAATGTCTAGGACCTTGCGTTTATCCAGTCGAACAAAGCGAGTATCAAACGATGATCAAAGAAATTACTGATTTTTTAAATGGTGATGACAAAACAATCGTCAATGACTTAAACGAGAAGATGAATCAAGCGAGTGAAGCTTTGAAGTTTGAAGAAGCGAAAGAATACCGTGACTTAATACAACATATTGAAATGTTAAATTATAAACAGAATATGATGTCAGCTGACATGACGATGAGAGATATATTTGGTTATTCGGTTGATAAAGGATGGATGTGTATTCAAGTATTCTTTATTAGGCAAGGTAAATTAATTGAAAGACAAGCATCTATGATACCTATCATTCAAACTGCTGAAGAAGAATTCTATACATTTATTGGACAATTCTATTCTTTAAATCAACATTTAACGCCTAAAGAAATTCATATCCCGAAGAATTTAGACATTAAAACAGTTGAGTCAGTTGTTGATTCAAAAGTGGTTCAGCCTAAAAGAGGTCAGAAAAAAGAAATGGTGGATCTTGCTATAAAAAATGCGAGCATCTCACTAAAAAATAAATTTGAATTAATTGCGAAAGATGAATCTAGAACAATCAAAGCTATTGAGAACTTAGGAGAGGCTATGGGTATTCAAACACCGATTAAAATTGAAGCATTTGATAATTCTAATATTCAAGGTGTAGATCCAGTATCCGTTATGATTGCCTTTGTGGATGGTAAGCCAAGTAAAAAGGACTATCGCAAATATAAAATTAAATCCGTAAAAGGTCCAGATGATTACAAGTCGATGCAAGAAGCGGTTAGAAGAAGATACACAAGAGTATTAAAAGAAGGACTGCCAATTCCTGATTTAATTATTGTTGATGGTGGTAAAGGACATATGTCTTCAGTGAGAGATGTATTAGAAAATGAATTAGGACTTGATATACCAATTGCAGGTCTAAGTAAAAATGACAAACACCAAACTTCAGAATTATTGTACGGATCACAAGCAGAAATTATACCACTAAAGAAAAATTCTCAAGAATTTTATTTACTTCAGCGTATTCAAGATGAGGTGCACCGATTTGCAATTAGTTTCCATAGATCAACAAGACAAAAAACATCACTTAAGTCAGCTTTAGATGAAATAGAAGGTATTGGACCAAAGCGTAAACAATCATTATTAAAACATTTTGGCTCTATTAAAAAAATGAGAGAAGCGAATTTAGAGGATTTTGTGAAAATTGGTGTTCCTAAAAAGGTTGCTCAAAACTTAGTAGATAAGCTTAGTCAATAA
- a CDS encoding CvpA family protein, giving the protein MITLLIFLCLIIGVIIGYRRSLVLQSLHSIGTISSLVIASICYAPFSKQLHLILPYPSASTEGKNAIFNNINNENAFYNIMAILILFVFTKIILQIVATVFDFYHQMEFGGKYARYYGIVLGFIEAYLVVIIILATVAVIPVAPFIDSLQQSSIGNIVLTKTPFLSEQLVKWLSN; this is encoded by the coding sequence ATGATAACTTTACTTATATTTTTATGTTTAATTATAGGTGTCATCATTGGATATAGACGTAGTTTAGTATTACAATCATTACATTCTATCGGCACGATTAGTTCATTGGTGATTGCCAGCATTTGTTACGCACCATTTAGCAAGCAATTGCATTTAATATTACCTTATCCGAGTGCGTCTACAGAAGGTAAGAATGCAATATTTAATAATATTAATAATGAGAATGCATTTTATAATATTATGGCGATTCTCATTTTATTTGTTTTTACTAAAATAATTTTACAAATTGTAGCAACAGTATTTGATTTTTATCATCAAATGGAATTTGGCGGTAAATATGCAAGATATTATGGTATCGTACTTGGATTTATAGAAGCGTATTTAGTTGTAATTATCATACTAGCAACAGTTGCCGTTATTCCGGTAGCACCTTTTATAGATTCGTTACAACAGTCTTCTATTGGTAATATAGTATTAACAAAGACACCATTCTTATCTGAACAATTAGTAAAATGGCTTTCAAATTAA
- a CDS encoding succinate dehydrogenase cytochrome b558 subunit has translation MASSEKQFILRRIHSLLGVIPIGIFLIQHLVINHFATISPEAFDKASDFMWNLPFKIVLEVVVIYIPILFHAIYGLYIAFTAKENVGRHSLFRNWMFLLQRLTGIISFIFIAVHVYQTRIQAALGHHVDFDMVSDILSNPISVTLYVIGVLSVIFHFSNGLWSFFITWGITQSPKSQRFMTYVTLFVFIVISIIGLRAIFAFV, from the coding sequence TTGGCGTCAAGCGAAAAACAGTTTATTTTACGTCGTATTCATTCATTATTAGGTGTAATTCCTATAGGAATATTCTTAATTCAGCATTTGGTTATTAACCATTTTGCAACGATAAGTCCAGAAGCTTTTGATAAAGCATCAGATTTTATGTGGAACTTACCATTTAAAATTGTTTTAGAAGTTGTAGTTATTTATATTCCTATACTATTCCACGCTATTTATGGATTATACATAGCGTTTACAGCTAAAGAAAACGTAGGAAGGCATTCACTATTTAGAAACTGGATGTTCTTATTACAACGTTTAACTGGTATCATTTCATTTATTTTCATAGCTGTTCATGTTTACCAAACGCGTATTCAAGCTGCATTAGGACATCACGTTGACTTTGATATGGTTTCAGATATTTTATCTAATCCAATTTCTGTAACGCTATATGTTATTGGTGTATTAAGTGTTATATTCCATTTCTCAAATGGTTTATGGTCATTCTTCATTACTTGGGGAATTACACAATCACCAAAATCACAACGTTTTATGACTTATGTAACTTTATTTGTATTTATCGTAATTAGTATTATTGGCTTAAGAGCTATTTTTGCATTCGTATAG
- the polX gene encoding DNA polymerase/3'-5' exonuclease PolX → MLTKKDIVKMLETIAVYMEIKGENPFKVSAYRKASQSLETDERTLNEIEDVTSLKGIGKGVGDVINEYIDNGTQSYLDELKEEIPEGLIPLLKIPGLGSKKIAKLYKELNIKNKEDLIKACEKNQVSELPGFAKKTEQKLLEEAKVLGQRPEKYPINTMIKAHEVINQFLDNVEDIIQYRVAGSFRRMKEMSKDLDYIISTEEPTKVQQALLEFPDIKEQIAVGQTKVSLDLQIEDDVIGVDFRLIQPEAFYHTLQHFTGSKDHNIKIRQLAKQKNEKVSEYGIEEANGNIITYQSEKEIYDHFNVPYIPPTMREDGTEFDKDIQDIIQLEDINGDIHMHTTYSDGAFKLEEMIEAAIERQYQFICITDHSRSLAVANGLSIERLLEQNEKIKKLNESYKEIDVYSGTEMDIKPDGSLDYPDDVLKELDYVIAAIHQSFNQSEEEIMNRLRTACENQYVRHIAHPTGRIIGRREGYRPNIDELIKMARDTNTVLELNANPQRLDLSADVLKNNPDLMITINTDAHHIDHFDFMKYGVGTAQKGWVKKSQVINAKSREAFKKWIQSTK, encoded by the coding sequence ATGTTAACAAAAAAAGATATCGTAAAAATGTTAGAAACAATTGCAGTATACATGGAAATTAAAGGTGAGAATCCATTTAAAGTATCAGCATACAGAAAAGCGAGTCAATCATTAGAAACAGATGAAAGAACGTTAAATGAAATAGAAGATGTGACATCATTAAAAGGCATTGGTAAAGGTGTAGGCGATGTCATAAATGAATATATAGATAATGGGACACAAAGTTATTTAGATGAGTTAAAAGAAGAAATTCCAGAAGGACTTATTCCATTACTAAAAATACCTGGATTAGGTAGTAAAAAAATTGCGAAATTATATAAAGAATTAAATATAAAAAATAAAGAAGATTTAATCAAAGCGTGTGAAAAGAATCAAGTGTCTGAATTACCAGGCTTTGCGAAAAAGACTGAACAAAAACTTCTTGAAGAAGCGAAAGTGTTAGGGCAACGACCTGAAAAATATCCAATCAATACAATGATTAAAGCACATGAAGTTATTAATCAATTTTTAGATAATGTTGAAGACATTATTCAATATCGAGTTGCAGGTAGTTTCAGAAGAATGAAAGAAATGAGCAAAGACTTAGATTATATTATTTCAACTGAAGAACCTACAAAAGTACAACAAGCACTACTCGAGTTTCCAGATATAAAAGAACAAATTGCTGTTGGCCAAACGAAAGTTTCTCTAGATTTACAAATTGAAGATGATGTTATTGGTGTTGATTTTAGACTGATTCAACCAGAAGCTTTCTATCATACATTGCAACATTTTACAGGTTCTAAAGACCACAATATTAAAATTAGACAACTTGCTAAACAAAAAAATGAAAAAGTAAGTGAGTATGGTATAGAAGAAGCAAATGGTAACATCATTACTTATCAAAGTGAAAAGGAAATTTATGATCATTTTAACGTGCCATATATACCACCAACAATGCGTGAGGATGGTACAGAATTTGATAAAGATATTCAAGATATCATACAGTTAGAAGATATTAATGGTGATATTCATATGCATACAACTTATAGTGATGGTGCATTTAAACTTGAAGAAATGATTGAAGCGGCAATTGAGCGTCAATATCAATTTATTTGTATTACAGACCATTCTAGAAGTTTAGCAGTAGCAAATGGTCTATCTATTGAACGCTTATTGGAACAAAATGAAAAAATTAAAAAATTGAATGAATCATATAAAGAAATTGATGTTTATAGTGGTACAGAGATGGATATTAAACCAGATGGTAGTTTAGATTATCCAGATGACGTATTGAAAGAATTAGATTATGTGATTGCAGCAATCCACCAAAGTTTCAATCAATCTGAAGAAGAGATTATGAATAGACTTAGAACTGCATGTGAAAATCAATATGTCAGACATATAGCACATCCGACAGGTAGAATCATTGGTAGAAGAGAAGGATACCGTCCTAATATTGATGAACTTATTAAAATGGCTAGAGATACTAATACAGTATTAGAACTGAATGCTAATCCACAACGATTAGATTTAAGCGCTGACGTATTAAAAAATAATCCTGACTTAATGATTACAATCAATACGGATGCCCATCATATTGATCATTTTGATTTCATGAAATATGGTGTTGGAACGGCTCAAAAAGGTTGGGTTAAAAAATCACAAGTTATTAATGCTAAATCACGTGAAGCATTTAAAAAATGGATCCAATCAACAAAATAA
- a CDS encoding enoyl-CoA hydratase/isomerase family protein codes for MINTNVENHVLYIQLNHGPVNALNEAVLNNIIEAIETQGFDDEVKVIVIKGNEKCFSAGADIKSFPELTKHERLDLASTSAKLFRLIKTCHKPVISSIHGVCLGGGFELALACDMRLITKDTKVGLPEINLGIFPGFGGVRRLSTMVGQHKALQAALTGENINLEEVKHLFNEIVEDKEALEQTTEKLATTIASKSLDSIKVIKQMSNLDLSLESDQIEERHFVDIIESDNAKEGIDAFINKRKPEFK; via the coding sequence TTGATAAATACAAATGTTGAAAACCACGTTCTTTATATACAATTAAATCATGGTCCAGTAAATGCTTTAAATGAGGCAGTATTAAATAATATTATTGAAGCAATTGAAACACAAGGTTTCGATGATGAAGTGAAAGTCATCGTTATAAAAGGTAATGAAAAATGTTTCTCTGCAGGTGCAGATATAAAATCATTCCCAGAACTAACTAAACATGAAAGATTAGATTTAGCTTCTACAAGTGCTAAATTATTTAGATTGATTAAGACTTGTCATAAGCCAGTTATTAGTTCAATTCATGGTGTTTGTTTAGGTGGTGGATTTGAACTTGCTTTAGCATGTGATATGAGACTAATCACGAAAGATACAAAAGTAGGATTACCTGAAATTAATTTAGGTATATTCCCAGGCTTTGGTGGTGTCAGACGATTATCTACTATGGTAGGTCAACATAAAGCATTACAAGCTGCATTAACAGGTGAGAATATCAATTTAGAAGAAGTGAAACATTTATTCAATGAAATAGTTGAAGATAAAGAAGCATTAGAACAGACTACTGAAAAATTAGCTACTACAATTGCTTCTAAATCTTTAGACTCTATTAAAGTCATCAAGCAAATGTCTAATTTAGATTTATCATTAGAAAGTGATCAAATTGAAGAAAGACATTTTGTTGATATTATTGAAAGCGACAATGCAAAAGAAGGTATTGATGCATTTATAAACAAAAGAAAACCTGAATTTAAGTGA
- the sdhA gene encoding succinate dehydrogenase flavoprotein subunit, which translates to MANNKIIVVGGGLAGLMATIKAAEQGAHVDLFSLVPVKRSHSVCAQGGINGAVNTKGEGDSVDIHFDDTVYGGDFLANQTPVKNMTAAAPSIIHLLDRMGVMFNRTPEGLLDFRRFGGTLHHRTAYAGATTGQQLLYALDEQVRSYEVKGLVTKYEGWEFLGIVKDEEDAARGIIAQNLTDSKIESFRSDAVIMATGGPGIIFGKSTNSMINTGSAASVVYQQGAKYANGEFIQIHPTAIPGDDKLRLMSESARGEGGRIWTYKDGKPWYFLEEKYPDYGNLVPRDIATREIFDVCVNQKLGINGENMVYLDLSHKDAHELDVKLGGIIEIYEKFTGDDPRKVPMKIFPAVHYSMGGIWVDFDQMTNIKGLFAAGECDYSQHGGNRLGANSLLSAIYGGMVAGPNAVKYANNIEKSYTELDEEIFQKRINEEQEKFDHLLQLKGTENAYKLHKELGEIMTANVTVVRHNDKLLETDKKIVELMERYQNIDMEDTSTWSNQAVFFTRQLWNMLVLARVITIGAYNRNESRGAHYKPEFPDRNDEEWLKTTIAQFRGPKEAPEFSYEEVDISHIKPRKRDYSKKSKGGK; encoded by the coding sequence ATGGCAAACAACAAAATCATTGTTGTCGGTGGTGGTTTAGCAGGACTAATGGCAACTATTAAAGCTGCTGAACAAGGTGCGCATGTTGATTTATTCTCATTAGTACCTGTTAAACGTTCACACTCTGTTTGTGCTCAAGGTGGTATTAACGGAGCTGTCAATACTAAAGGTGAAGGTGACTCTGTTGACATTCACTTTGATGATACAGTGTATGGTGGAGATTTCCTCGCTAACCAAACACCTGTAAAAAATATGACTGCAGCAGCACCAAGTATCATACATTTATTAGACAGAATGGGTGTAATGTTTAACCGTACACCAGAAGGACTTTTAGATTTCCGTCGATTTGGTGGTACTTTGCATCATAGAACTGCATATGCAGGTGCAACAACTGGACAACAATTACTATATGCATTAGACGAACAAGTTAGAAGTTATGAAGTTAAAGGTTTAGTTACAAAATATGAAGGTTGGGAATTTTTGGGTATTGTTAAAGATGAGGAAGATGCTGCACGTGGTATCATAGCTCAAAACTTAACAGACTCTAAAATCGAATCATTTAGATCAGATGCTGTAATTATGGCAACTGGTGGACCAGGTATCATATTTGGTAAATCTACTAACTCAATGATTAATACAGGTTCAGCAGCTTCTGTTGTTTATCAACAAGGTGCTAAATATGCAAATGGTGAATTTATTCAAATTCATCCAACTGCAATTCCTGGTGATGATAAATTAAGATTAATGAGTGAATCAGCTCGTGGTGAAGGTGGACGTATTTGGACGTATAAAGACGGTAAACCTTGGTATTTCTTAGAAGAAAAATATCCTGATTACGGTAACTTAGTACCTCGTGATATTGCGACTCGTGAAATATTCGATGTTTGTGTGAACCAAAAACTTGGTATTAACGGTGAAAACATGGTATACCTTGATTTATCACACAAAGATGCACATGAGTTAGATGTTAAGCTTGGTGGTATAATAGAAATATATGAAAAATTCACTGGTGACGACCCTCGTAAAGTCCCAATGAAAATTTTCCCAGCAGTTCATTATTCAATGGGCGGTATCTGGGTAGACTTTGATCAAATGACAAATATTAAAGGTTTATTCGCTGCTGGTGAATGTGACTACTCACAACATGGTGGTAATAGATTAGGTGCAAACTCTTTATTATCTGCTATCTATGGTGGTATGGTTGCAGGACCAAATGCAGTTAAATATGCTAATAATATTGAAAAATCATATACAGAATTAGATGAAGAAATTTTCCAAAAACGCATAAATGAAGAACAAGAAAAATTCGATCATTTATTACAACTTAAAGGTACAGAAAATGCTTATAAGTTACACAAAGAATTAGGAGAAATTATGACAGCCAATGTTACAGTTGTTCGTCATAATGATAAACTTCTTGAAACAGATAAGAAAATTGTTGAGTTGATGGAAAGATATCAAAATATTGATATGGAAGATACATCTACTTGGAGTAACCAAGCTGTATTCTTTACGCGTCAATTATGGAATATGTTAGTGTTAGCAAGAGTTATTACGATTGGTGCATATAATCGTAACGAATCACGTGGTGCACATTACAAACCAGAATTCCCAGACCGTAATGATGAAGAGTGGTTAAAAACAACGATTGCTCAATTTAGAGGACCTAAAGAAGCACCAGAATTTTCATATGAAGAAGTGGATATTAGTCACATTAAACCTCGTAAACGTGATTACTCTAAGAAATCTAAAGGAGGTAAATAA